The following DNA comes from Dermacentor andersoni chromosome 2, qqDerAnde1_hic_scaffold, whole genome shotgun sequence.
GAAGATAGTCTAGATGGCAATGACAGTGTCGGTGATGCCAGTAGCGAAAGGCATCAAGATGACAGTAGTAACAGCAACAGCAAATCAATTGACAAACGGCTGTTGCCCAGAGACGTTGCTATGGTATTCTGCTGATAAACACAAAGTGTTCTATCCAAGCTACTAACAGAAAGGGGCTCACGTAGTATCACAGTGAAATAATGCAGTCATTTTCAGTAGGGGCAGCTCATTCACAGAGACTACGCGAAAACACAGGTGATACTCTAGCAGATGTAACAAAAGAACGACAGGCTATTCACTAAGTGCCACAAAATCTTCGCGTTGGTTGCTTCTTTCTATTACCCATATGTGCCTAATAAATCATATTAGGCACAATCAGCTTTGAGAAAGTCCACTCTTCCTAATCAAAGAGATTGATAAGCTTGGACCTTGTTTGCCCTGTTGGTTTGTAATTTCATATTTGTAGCAGCCGcaaataaaaatttattttttgttgcAAAATTACTTGTTTCGGCCACTGGCCCCAACTACGCCGGAAAAAGGACCCCCTAGAGGCCtattgtccaatatattggacattgcGCTAAGTCCCAACAATGCATCAAACAGCAAAGCTGCCTAACACTTTTCACCTATGCACCTCGAAAACGCGTTTCAGAAAGTTTAACAAAAATCTGGGAACGTAAATACACTCTGTGCCTCAGGAGGATAGCCTGTCTGTCAGGACGACAGACTGCTGTCTGTGCTTCTGCCCACACACCCACCTCCGCACCCTTCTGTGGTAGTGCTGGAGCTGCTGTCGTGTTGTGCAATGAGCTAATAACACCACTCCGGGCAGCACATCCACGGAGGTACGTTATACGCTATACCCTCACTGTGGGAGGTTGTCACCATTGTCATCGTTACTGCTGCCGTTGCTGCTGTCATCATCGATGTCATCAAACAAGCTGTCACTTTCATCAAGACACGATTGCACAGCACTGCACATGCTGGAATAATGTTAGCTGCACAGTCAGGTTCATAGTGGAAAGCTCTTGTTTGACACCcctcatcaagaaacgcactttttttttcttttctagcaTGTAGGCGCCGGCGTGTCTGAACAGGCGcgtcatctcctccgtgaagatcgcgatgctCTCACTAGAAAATTGCACTCGAGCTTCTAGCAGAGCTTCGATGTTTTTAGTTGCGCACGACGCTCATAAAGGTCTGCAAAAAGATATTGCgaaacaggtcccatgttgtcagggTCGAATCTCGGTTCTCAAACTACGTTTTGGTGGCGTCTTTTAAGGCGAAGCATACATGccacagcttgtcgtcggagaTCCAGCTGTTGAAAGTGGCGATTCtttcatacgtctccagccaggtttctaGATCTTCAGTCGATGATCGATGGAATATCGGTGGCTCCCTGGGATATTGCAGcgcgatgggggacgctggggctgccattggggttggcttggcgacgatcttcctggtcgtctgaGGCAAAACTCCGTGCTCCGGGGACAATTCTTGCAGCCtacggctacctcgctggttcttggcggcGTTGGTGCTGTCTTCCGCGTTcgagcttggatcacggctttgtgggggcgtccggtacatcaCCGCAAAACACCTCCTCCAGATGTCAGGTAGTAGTTACGGTAAAGAACACGCTAGTAATACaatgaatgacgaaactaacttttattgggcgaacctatgcccacaaGAGCAGGtcacacttaaagcacaacgatagcggcgaacgcagtcggcgatcgtagaaatctgatcagcgggtcaagcgcgtctgcttttatacatcagtcatcgaaggttccagagtaatcgcttgtgcccgcgtgtcttccggaatgttctacaccattcgcgtcgcgcatacgtgaaatcatattacacaaggttcggtgacaacagacagctgatagaaccatcgatgacattcgagaaacttccgatacatgcaggcgcgtcctgcgctgtgcgatggCATTTGTTAGGTGGTAAAACGTGGTCACCCGACAACCAAGTAGACATGTCAATATATGATGTCCCACATCAGTCAAGCAGAATCAATTCAACGAGAAGCtattcattttgttttttcaCCGTATAGCGCCGAGTAGATAACCTAGCCTTTGGTTCAACATCTTTAACTCAAACCGCTATGCATCCCCGAATAACTACTTATCGCCTGCAAGGAACAACCATAAATTTGATATTTTAGCATTTTATTCTCGCACTGACTTACTCAAGTATATTTTCCCCCTGAACCTGGAACTCTGGAACTATTTCCACAGTGAAACGCGATCGCTGCTTTTAAGGCTTTTTCTTAAAGTCCATTGAATATTGTTTCAGTGGTAATATGAAAGTATTCTGAAGGGTAGCttctcctttttttatttcactttgtAGTTAGTGTGTAAAGAGTTTGCGTTTTATCTGTTTTATTCATTTTTGTAACaccccactcctgctatagccctgaCAGGCTGCAATAACTTGGAATAAATTATAATATGTAGAACAATCTCTTTCACTACCGGCACTTTTTCACATTGCGAAGAGCTGCCACTATATATTGATTAAGCGAAAAATAACTCAAATTATTTCGAGGGCCTAGTTGCTATGAACGTCAATGCTTGAGAAGTCCGGGTGAATATGTGGACGTTTCCTACTTTTTTTTCTGATGGACTGCAAGAAACTGTTGTGTGTATCATATACTATGTACCTAACGCTGAAAGGGGTTAACATACTGGGCAATACTTTGTAATTCACTCTCTAATGCCCTGACACAGTCCCACATTTAAAAAAAACTCGCACAAGCTGTTCAGCTTTGCTTCTAGCCATAAGGAATACATTTGTATCAAAGCCAGTTTATTGCGGTTAACAATAACAGCTGTATCGAGGAAAAAGTTGAAGCAAGTAAATAAACatgcaacaatttcttttttcgtccgCATTAAAATCTAGTAACTTTAATACGGGAGCAGTCTAGAGAAGAGAAATCATAGTTTCACCATTAAGCGTGACGCAATGAATGCGAAActaacatgttagaatattacgcGAACTGTAAGACTCGTAGCTATAGTTGCAGTATGAATTCAAGTACACGTAAACTGtctaagtaaaaacgagctgctttgctaggggtcctctgtttcaATCCTGCCATCGGagaatttcatttatgtttattaattaaagccaacgtctttcttagcgactttaccaccacttttccgtatcgggtacgTTTCCCACTAGTTCTATGGGCCAATCTCGGAGGTAGTTCACAGGCGGATATATATACCAATAAAATTGCATTATTTTCAGGTTAAAAGGCTTTCTGTTTACACTTTTAATATTTGAGTCTGAGAAGATTCAAGATAAAACGCACGCGCTGTCGATGTTTTGTTTCATGATTTGTTTGtcggctgccattctcaaaattctgaagaaTAATTTTGTGAAGAATGTAAGACCTAGTGGAGAGCAACTTTGGTGATACAATGGTATGGCAAtacaacccgcatataccgcatgtcacataACATGACGTAGCATGTAATATAAATACGcttaaatatatacggaacctcacggcgacgccgccgccgacgacgacgaaggcaaaaattcgcttggagtgtccatataattgctatcgcaataaagcaaAATTTCTCTACTCCAGTTATTTCTCAACGACATACAGCACAGTATTGGAGCCACGCCGTAGCTCAACTTAGGTGAGCGGTATAACCCCTTTAGAATGTGTATGCTTTATTTTTTGGTGCCTGGGGCTTTCGACTGACTGTAGTGGATGTTCCAATTGAACCAATCAAAAACTACCCCTTGGCGCAAATAACAGAGAAATATCAACGCCTATCGCGCTTCAGCATTAGAACCTATTCAAATAGGTCATATTATAACAGGAAGGTTACGCTCAGGGCTATATCTAAATACATCAAAAGTGAGAAATCGTTTTTGCAGGCGACCAATGCACCAAAATTGATGAAGGTTGTTGGATTTGAAAAAAATTAGTTAGTATCTAGTGATTCCGGTAACCGCTcttttgcagcttttttttttcaattcctttGTTGAGAATTGTAAAATTTCATAGAACGAAACTATGATACTTATAAGTGTAAGTCAGCTCTGAAAAACGTACCACAATCTCGTACATGCACCTCATAATGCAACTTAAGCGGAAAGATTATTATAATACACACCCCTCTCAAATATACCACTAATATGCGAGTAGGAGTTTTGAAATGCCCTAGTAGACGTTATAACAAATTGACGTAATCTGTCAATTTATGCATTACTTCTTTAGTTGCTCTGACAGATACCCTTCACAGAACTGGTATATCTGTTTTGGGAGCATACTTGTGGGTTAGTACAAttcatgcttctatttctttaaaTGTACCAATTTCTGGCAAATTTTGTAAATACCTCCATggtctaaatcaaaattctgcttgccACGATAACTGtaatttagctttctctttcaGAAGCAAGCAATTTCACTCACATTGTTGGAGCGGTCGTCTCGTAAAAGCGTTTATGCGTTTTACGTGCATCTGGATAGGCGGCATCAGAGTTGGCCTTAAGCTTCCTCTTGAGGCAGTGTTTATTTCAGTCCTGAGAACTTCTGAAACCTCCCCACGACCAGTAATAGATTCAGTGCCCGTCCTTTATTAAGGAATTGTAATACGCCGAATTGACGCTGCATATATGACCGGTATACTTCTGTGCAAATCGTGTTCTTACGTGCGTACGTCGCCCTGACAGTTATCACCTTGGACTTACCTTCCAAGTGATAAAGGTTCACTGGACTACACGCTTGTTCAATAGAAAAACGCTATAACCGTATCGCcataacaaaaaaaggaaagggaaaaatGACCATTAGTGGCGGACATCTGTTGTGATAAAATctgttataataaaaaaaatcaaaatattcTGTATGTTTAAATTTTAGATGACCGCTTATCACGGTGGCCACACCTAGCTGCGTCGGTCAAGATTGTGCGAAGCCATAACACATCGTGTAGGCAAACAACGTGGCTGGCATTGCTATCTTTTGCAGCAATAATTGCGGTTATTTCACAGTTCTCTAAACAAGCGTGTAAATTACAACTTGGAATTATTGAAACATAGAGAAAGTGCTACAGGTAGAGCAAAGCAATAAATGAAACAGTGACCATTTGAAATAACCTTCCAGCACGTGACCACGCTGTTGCCTGCATCTATTTCTAATACTCGCCTTGGGCAAACGGAGGAGGGGCAGCTCGGAGGGCCTCTTGATGGGCTGCCGCCGTCTGCGCTTGCGGCGCTTCGACTTGGCCGGAGGGCCGGCCGGACAAGCTGCGTCCAGCACAGGCGAGGCCACGGGCACGAACGCGACGGTCAGCTTCTTCGGCTCCTTCTTGGGCTCCTTCTTGGTCTCCCTCATGGGCTCCTGCATAGGCTCCTGCATGGGCTCCTTCATGGGCTCCTTCTCGGGCTTCTTCTTGGGCTTTCCCCCGTCTTCGGGTGGAACGGCAGGTGCCGTCCCGCCTTCCGGGCGTTGGGTCGCTTTCTTGCTCGTTTCCGCCTTGGGAGTGCCGGCATCGGGGCTGTCAAGTGCAGCCACGACTCTGGACTCGGCCGTATCCTTGGCTCCGGACACAGCCTTGCGAGCCTTTTTGGACTGCCTTCCTTTCTTGCCGTCTTCCGAGGCAATCACAGCAGCGGCACGTCTTGCGGTAGTCTGGTCCTCTGTTTTGACGACTATAATCTCTGCGTCACCAAGATGGAATGCATACTTGTCACGTGCAGACACTATCTCTCCCACATTATTTAAAAAATGTTaattatggaattttacgtgccgaaaccacgatctgattatgtgggaagccgtagagggggactccggaaatttggactccctggggttctttaatgtgcacctaaatctacgtacacgggtgttttcgctcccatctaaacgcggccgccgtggccgggattcgatgctgcgagctcgtgcttagcagcccaacaacatagccactaagcaaccacgggggAACACCGTCATAACAACGCGGGTAGAGTGATGCAAGGTCTAATGACTAcacggaacttttttttttacgtaagaGACTTTCCAGATTGTCCGGATTTCGACGCTCGCCACTCGTTTTAGCGATCGGCATGATAATGAAACTATCTTGGTAACCATACTTAGTGCCagagaacaaggacagaagggagacgacaccacaatgagctaacttcaacaacttgattttcagaaaacacccacctatttaacccatgcacaatggcgccacctcatccaaatttTAACTATCCAACAAAGCCGTCTCTTTATCTAACAGTtcgaccgaaggggcactaacacacgtatcactattaTGCTTcacaagtcagtttaccaacacgcccaacaaaagGCAATAATTAAAATATCATCGCAGCGATGTGCAATCGCGGCCCACCGTCGTCTGAGACAAGTTttgtgagcacgaggtcgcgggatcgaatcccggccatggcgtccgcatttccatggaggctgaatgcgcaaacacccgtgtacttagatttaggtgcacgttaaagaaccccaggtggtcgaaatttccggagtcctccactacggcgtgcctcataatcagaaagtggtttcggcacgtaaaaccccataacatgATTTTTTTTGCGTCAGCGGTTTGATGTTCGAGGGTTTATCCATTTTTTCCAAATATATGTCAGTTGCTAATCCACCGCTGTGATGCCTCTTCGTTTTGTCGTGTTTGCGTCTCAAATTTTCGCTGGTTTTCTCAAGTTTCTGTATGAACTAACTGGCCCAGCAAGAGGCACTTCTACAATAAGATACTAGTTTAAACAGAACACATATATGAGAAAACATTACAAGATCTCAGGAACCATTTGCAATATAAACAAAAAAATGTATGTGCTTCGATAAACATTTGCGCATTACAGGGGAAAAAGCAGTGATTATTGTACGACAGGAAAGGTTGAGTGAGAAAAAGAGGCAGAAAAAGCACTGGTGAATGAAAAAACGTCAACAACAGAACATGGCTCACAATAGCGTGAAACGTCAACAGTTGACACAGCGAAGTGCTAAGCAACAATGAATTTATTGAGCATATCAACACTATACATGCGATTACATAATGACAAATGAAGCGTCAAGATGAATCGCTGCACATTTATTAGCCTTCGTTGCAATTACGTATTAATTTTTGGAATCGTGCGATGTCAGGCCCAGCGGTGATGTATGGCACGAGAGTATTCATCAATGATATAGCGCTGAATGAATGACACGGCGAGATAAGAGATTTTGTACTTAGGCGTTTGGTTTTATGAGGGTGTTCCAGGGGTGGAAAGGTGACTGTTGATTTTTAAAAGAAATTGCATGCAGTGTTGTATGGCGATACAGCTCTTTAAGGAGTGAAATGCGAGCCATCTTGCCTCGATACGAGAGTTGAGGAAATCCAGCTCGCGTTTTAATAGCAGTGATGCTATTGAAACATGAGTAGTCCCAAGTAAATGTTGCCTACGCCACCGTTTTGTAAGGATTCTGTGTTATTAATAATACAAGCGTGCTCTGGGTTCCAGGTGGCAGATGGCTATTCTACTACTGATCGAAATAATGAAATGGCAACAAGTTTACGAATGTGCACAGGAGGCCATTCCAGCTTCTGCTTGAGCAGTCCTGTTGAACGATTGGCAGAGCCAACCAAGCTTATGGTAAATGGGGCAATGCCATGCACGTGCTATTTAAcataattatcatcattatcacgcTTCATACGGTGTGCTGAAAGAAGCAATTCACGGCAATTTCTACCATCCCTGCGTCGCGCTATCCGATGCCTGAAAATGTTTTATCTGAGCCTAGCATTCTTCCACCGTCTGCTGCGTTGCCCTTCCTTTTGAAGAGCGATTGTTATTCTGAAAGTCCACCTGTTGTCTTTGCTGAAAATTGCTCGGCGCCCAGTATTGTTTTCTTCCTCCTTATCTCAAATGAAATATCGGCTGCTTGCGTTTTCTCTCTAAAGCATACTGCCACCTTCGACagccttaacgttacgcctatcatttttGTTTCAGCGCCTAGTGTATGGCATTTAgtcatttatttgttatttttggTCGCTGGATCAAGTCTGGGCCGCGGGCGCCGGATTGTGATAGGGGTAAAATGTCAAAATGTACGTGTACCGCgcaatgggtgcacgttaagagacccctggtggtcaaacttATTCCAGACTGCTGTGAAAATCTCACGCAAGTTTTCCATTCGTGCACGGCGTGTGGATCTTGCGAGTGCAGTGCAAAGTCACTTTTCTCAAACGCTGTTTTCTACAGAAGCATGCTCCTCCCTTTATTTTGTAATGTAGCAGATtctcatacgcggctgctattggcaaTGAGCCGACATCGATCAATGTGCTTCTTCCTCGGGTTACTGCGTCAATTTATTGAATAAGTCTAATCAGCAGGCTGAAGTAGGCGAAAATCtgttttcgaatttcgataattacgtacttccggaaaaAAAAGCCGACTACAGTCGGCTCACGCTCGGCCGCGTCCGCCCGCGTAACCTTAGCCCGCCTGCTTAAAGGTGTCGTACCCGTCGGGTGTCGCTAGTTtcgattagttttgaacactcaacaaGCCTCGAACGACGCGAAACTTCAAGTCAGGCGACACGCACACTTGCCAGCGCGAGTtaactcctggccgctcctggtttgatgccttggcagacttggCTTGTTTGCGAGCTATTGATAGCCCTTCaaaaatgtgcaagttggatgtcgctactatccgtcggtcaagatggtgcaggacaaagctggtctgCACTAcgtagcatggccagactggagcacatgtGCACAAGCACGTACTGAAGCCATCGcgcgcacaaagcaaacgctgtgaATACAGATTACATTTGCATGTAGCTGTGGTCCGGTACGTAGCGTAGTTACCGTGGTCGCCGTGGGGCGCCGCGACTTATCCGCTGGCTGAGCTCACTGCGGTTCGCTTAGGACAACCGAGTCTGGCttacgtttggcgcgtcgtaggcgcaATGATATCGAGTAGTCATGTctaggcatggaggaaggaaactgaggagaggctctaccccctacgcgctaggagaaaagtgtggaggaaatgacgtagtaggttctcctttgtcttgctgtttttttatttgtttgctgtagtggccccgcctttcgggccacaatgacGGCTTTGTTATtattctgtgcgctcacacgtgtagcTCTGTAgctttcgtaccgtggcaaaggcgccgtgcgggcaggtttgcgttgttctccgtgttttgttgcgctgtgttatctggacaGTGCTCTACCgtatgttgctgtggccaggtgggacaggaggagctaaagttcgtgaaatgaacgcgaatgcaacgctgtacgcaatgtaccgcgccacggcaatggctacggaagAAGGAATattcgcgggaaattttgccctctttcgcggaatcatgctaacgtgctaacgatcgcttagtattgctgcggagcgcacgggtacgagcagcacggttgcgcgcagcgcggcgtggtttcgcgagaaatgtaaacaagagaggagagctggcccgataggcggagcaacgccatgagcaacgccaacttccggcttcactttagcttcacaaagagtgacgtcagggcctctccttcgTTTCCTTCCTCAGTGTGTCTAGGTGAACAACCAAAATCAACTTTGAACTTGCGTCACGGTgatgttcagtaggcggagcgttgtgggcatgccccgctTCGCCGTAggcttcacagtgcaaggcattgaagaaagagcggaagcaccgcgaacggGATGTTTCATTGGCAATAACTCCGCTTCCGCTGAATGCATTGGAGTACTTTTTTTTGCGGAAAAGTATTTCTAAAATAGCCTCTTTTAGCTTGGAATGCGTATTTCCACTTCGACAACATGTTTCAGGACCGCTTTAATGGTAGTCTTTACATACATATACGTACTTAGCAGCTCGTATATTTGGTATGGTGATTACATAAAGATCCGCCATCACTCACTCTCTGCAGGTTTCAATGCCGGTGTTTCGACCGCAGCTGGAGTTCCCTCCTGGACAATGGGCGTGCAGGGGCTGGCAAGGGAACTGGGCGCTGCGCTGCAGGAACGTCCCCATAAGTCACGTGGTGTCTCAGACCCAGTCACAGAGCTAGAGCTTTGCTCGGACGACCTCAAAGCAACACGTGCCGATCTCGTTGAGGGCGAATGGGTCACGGATCGAGGCATGGCGGAGGCATTCGGCTTCTTCATTGTCGTCTGTTACGGGCAACGTACTCTGTCACTGCattcacgatgatgatgatgatgatggcctcatgttatggctcatacccacgctgggggattggccaagaattgcgtgctgaaacattcacctaatcttttgaagtgctacttattcgatgagaaaaaaatataacgaaagagagataaaaaaaaaatacgtacaagaacaaacaaaatacaagacaaaagttaaaaagttattcgttttgttgactgaatgtaactgcaaacggcatcaaatacgtccctgtggctggcCCCTGTAACTgccgcaccgaaagatagtatgatttctggtgataatattaaccctaattttgcgaacggaagttctaggtgtctttttcttaacaatttgtatcgtcgacataccaaaaaataatgatctagtgattctgtttcttggcagtatgggcacagaggcgatagcgtcagaccagtcctgtgtaaatataggtttaatggagggacacggcagcgtaatctcgtgatcgctacttctgattgtcttgatggacaccactggatcttccacggaaatctgaggtgctgatattctgtccatgtcgttattgattcactgacatctctatgaattgaatattttctatatctgattgctgttatgtgagccaccaaaggaagaacaggcattataggtccactcagggatgctcgcgctaatgcgtctgccatttcatttgaatgtaagccacaatgtccaggtacccataatagttttagagaagtcaactgtggaggaactaatgttagaaacgtttttattggtggcgaattgggtgaagccgtaagcgaagtacagaccgaaagggaatctgttataataactgcgcttattgagttcgacgggagtttccgaagcgctaaaagaattgctaaaagctcggcttcaaaaacaggtgtgaaatctggcagtctcaaggagaatgaccagccaagcggaagcgagaagatgcctacgcccgccttttcgttgctcactgaagcgtctgtagctattatgttatttgtttgcacgtgcgctaggtaatcttgcaacaggttatttaaaaaagtggcagattgatacttagagttgggggggaatatgtcatcaaaatctatcttaatattctgatgtgattcggttgacggaattacctctcgaatgttcacattcaggctatctaattctttttgaacaaatatgatctgtggagtgtgaaatcgaggccaatgagcaaggaagaaggaatttggatcatcaatga
Coding sequences within:
- the LOC126540400 gene encoding uncharacterized protein; protein product: MKKPNASAMPRSVTHSPSTRSARVALRSSEQSSSSVTGSETPRDLWGRSCSAAPSSLASPCTPIVQEGTPAAVETPALKPAEKIIVVKTEDQTTARRAAAVIASEDGKKGRQSKKARKAVSGAKDTAESRVVAALDSPDAGTPKAETSKKATQRPEGGTAPAVPPEDGGKPKKKPEKEPMKEPMQEPMQEPMRETKKEPKKEPKKLTVAFVPVASPVLDAACPAGPPAKSKRRKRRRRQPIKRPSELPLLRLPKTFMSVVRN